A section of the Nitrospira sp. genome encodes:
- a CDS encoding SpvB/TcaC N-terminal domain-containing protein, which yields MPEATRTEDQGKEPRENSFQIAPPAIALPKGGGAIRGMGEKFGVNPVTGTGSLTIPIYTSAGRAGFGPQLMLSYDSGGGNGPFGLGWSLSLPSITRKTDKGLPRYVDAEDSDVFILSGAEDLVPSLIEQDHAWAPDSVPPRTIGTVTYDIRRYRPRIEGLFARIERWTNQDDDTDVFWRSISKDNVTTWYGKTPESRIFDPADPSHIFRWLMCESLDDKGQAIVYAYKPDDSDGIASGLAREKNRTTAIRGTNRYLKRIKYGNQRSRLVEPDLDQAQWLFEVVFDYGEHDWDGPQSLVEPKKWDCRQDPFSTYRAGFEVRTYRLCRRVLMFHHFPDEDIGADCLVRSTNFTYSHEQQADDSRNPMYSFIESVEQVAYQRNQEGTYDRRSFPPVTFEYAAAEVSETIRDVDPASVENLPSGLEGGHYQWVDLDGEGLSGILTEQATGWFYKRNLSPATEREVNGGKITEVRLAPVELVASKPSLAALRAGGQQLLDLAGDGQLDLVSLQGPVQGFYERTVDEQWETFKPFQSIPNRNWSDPNLKFIDLTGDGHADVMITEDEVLCWHPSLAEEGFGPASYVRQANDEEAGPRLVFADGTQSIFLADMSGDGLIDLVRIRNGDICYWPNLGYGRFGAKVTMDQAPWFEAPDLFDPRRIRLADIDGSGTTDILYLSGQGVHLYFNQSGNGWAVRRSLKAFPPIDNLAGIMTADLLGNGTACLVWSSPLPGNARQPMRYVDLMGGRKPHVMIRTANNLGAETHIQYAPSTKFYVADRLAGRPWITKIPFPVHCVEKVTITDKWRRTTFSSTYSYHHGYFDGIEREFRGFGRVEQIDIEDYGIFADGNTDSPYITDAKDLYQPPVKTVTWFHTGAFLDRKTILTHFQDEYFPGWFEALRPGEANVFGGFQENKLPEPDLITQDLSAEEWREALRACKGMVLRREIYELDVDKLVGGAHEPVKLFSTAYHNCHVRRLQPRQGNPHAVFLVTESESITYHYEMDLTTDSVTPDPRISHTLKLRIDEFGNVQQTVVAVYPRFGRHRDASLPNGTEDLIAAVQQEPHLLYTERCYTSDAQGQDDYRLRLPCEVSRYVLTGITPLNGRYFTLGELRNYRLSPRHYQVDPVPGDIEVAEIPYHQVADGTSIQKRLVERLRTLFFERNLTTFLPLGELNSLALKYEDYKLALTDDLLDAVFGATLMQSARHDLDDPAVGGYISGQALSARFPNETTDGEYWIRSGTARFSNDAAEHFYLPERYVDPFGHVTTLLFDQTYDLFIKSSTDALGNTAAVESFDYRVLAPSVLKDMNDNLTEMRYDIRGLPAVMAMKGKGNQGDSLDGITPAVLNPSLDQISNYFQGAFDSTEVRRLLGNATARYVYHLGEERQGTQSVFAAHPPAAGTILRERHVAHLGRHEESRLQVAFEYSDGLGALLVKKSQAEPAEGSAVLRWIASGKTVLNNKGKPVKRYEPYFSTNEHRFDETEAEAEIGVTPIMYYDAMGRLIRTELPDGAFSRVEFSPWHVTSFDPCDTAYDPTGNAHSDWYKRRTDPGHRRFAEFNSAGDRRAADLVKAHALTPAQVMFDGVGREAVAVSHNTYVYPDNGPSGDERYVTFTKLDPEGKPLWIRDANRHLVMQYITPPKPTRWSEQPDETVPADAVPCYDVAGNLLHQHSMDAGDRWTLNDAAGEPLYAWDLNGRRESDGTVVVENRVFQTKYDALHRPSERWLTINGGAPQLIERFVYGETSANAKQDNVRGRLREHFDQSGRKTAEAYDFKGNVLTATRQLAGKYREPVIGWQPGSPTAVLDPQSFVQQTEYDALNRITRLYNWHRGTGGPVAVYEPTYHERGTLQREELVIRGLKTADGYQEPAQSRRTAVIAGVTYNARGQRERIEYGNGTTTRYEYDPETFRLAQLRTTRPAYDPTFPSRRSQFKNDRVLQNLFYTYDPMGNLTEVEDDAYEPAFFANQQVDPRSRYVYDALYRLIAATARQNGALRGVPADSEPGAVGLSFPIQLGDPNALSVYRQIYRYDAVGNIERLRHEAGLGSWTRDYAYAFEDPAQPASNRLWQTWEGGDRTQAVSYTYDAHGSMQNLINVTPAQYIRWDYRDMIRELDLGGGGRAYYNYDSGKQRSRKVIESRTGTKQWERMDFGGFELYRRYVAGNVVEEIETHHVMDGSRRIMLVEDVLWTDHPRIPEGPLYRYQYGNHLGSACLELNDASEVISYEEYHPYGTSAYRATNGALEVPAKRYRYTGMERDEESGLNYHGARYYAVWLGRWVSADPFSLIDGENLIGYALANPIGRVDTSGLASTEEVTEFDSDKLVEQFSALPNVTPDWIDAYEKFNETVKNNLLKEPTPTTAREKSMDVDIENEAHDRAVVTIVNAAIDAASALVKAKGIEVSEHDLLKMALQMVVYPYRTSHDLTENVILRDVDHFLTGRIQAWRDFAPRTPLFDVATLGKGATNDPGIILLGNYAAIVYDERKRQSFRVHPKPDEKHARNSMDQDSKPASAPGGRFWAYLGGELLKTRDHPSESADASKLKISYEDVKGARSTWPTMKAAFELSYGLAKQEAARTIQQVNDTIEELGDTLRFIGERMHD from the coding sequence ATGCCCGAGGCGACAAGAACGGAAGACCAAGGCAAAGAACCGAGAGAAAACTCCTTCCAGATTGCGCCGCCGGCGATCGCGCTGCCGAAAGGCGGGGGTGCCATCCGCGGCATGGGCGAAAAGTTCGGCGTCAATCCCGTTACCGGGACCGGGTCGCTGACGATTCCCATCTATACCAGTGCGGGCCGAGCCGGATTCGGGCCGCAACTCATGCTGTCCTACGATTCAGGAGGCGGGAACGGACCCTTTGGATTGGGGTGGAGCCTTTCCCTTCCTTCCATCACCAGAAAGACCGACAAAGGTCTGCCTCGGTACGTGGACGCGGAGGATTCCGATGTGTTCATCCTGTCCGGCGCCGAGGATCTTGTTCCGTCTCTCATCGAGCAGGACCATGCCTGGGCGCCTGATTCCGTGCCGCCGAGAACCATCGGGACCGTGACCTACGACATTCGCCGCTATCGGCCTCGTATCGAGGGCCTCTTTGCCCGTATCGAGCGTTGGACGAATCAGGACGACGACACTGATGTGTTCTGGCGCTCGATTTCGAAGGACAACGTTACGACCTGGTATGGGAAAACACCCGAAAGCCGAATCTTCGACCCAGCCGACCCTTCCCATATTTTCAGGTGGCTCATGTGCGAAAGCCTTGACGACAAGGGCCAGGCCATCGTGTACGCGTACAAACCGGACGACTCGGATGGAATCGCGTCCGGCCTGGCGCGCGAGAAAAACCGGACGACGGCAATCCGCGGGACGAACCGCTACCTCAAACGCATCAAGTACGGGAACCAGCGCTCTCGCCTCGTCGAGCCGGATCTGGACCAAGCCCAATGGCTGTTTGAAGTCGTGTTCGACTACGGAGAACATGATTGGGACGGGCCTCAGTCGCTGGTGGAGCCCAAGAAGTGGGATTGCCGGCAAGATCCGTTCTCCACCTACCGCGCAGGCTTTGAAGTGCGGACCTATCGGCTTTGCCGGCGCGTGCTCATGTTTCACCATTTCCCTGACGAGGACATCGGTGCCGATTGTCTCGTCCGTTCCACGAATTTCACCTACTCGCATGAACAGCAGGCGGACGACTCTCGCAATCCCATGTACTCGTTCATCGAATCCGTGGAGCAGGTGGCCTACCAGCGCAACCAAGAGGGAACGTACGACCGGCGCTCGTTCCCACCCGTCACCTTTGAATATGCTGCGGCGGAAGTGAGCGAGACGATTCGTGACGTCGATCCGGCCAGCGTGGAAAACCTTCCGAGCGGTCTGGAAGGCGGTCACTATCAATGGGTGGATCTGGACGGCGAGGGGCTGTCGGGTATTCTCACCGAGCAAGCCACCGGCTGGTTCTACAAACGCAATCTCAGTCCCGCCACGGAGCGCGAGGTCAACGGCGGGAAGATTACGGAGGTGCGTCTTGCACCGGTCGAACTCGTGGCCTCCAAGCCATCCTTGGCGGCGCTTCGTGCCGGTGGACAGCAGCTGCTCGATCTGGCGGGTGACGGGCAGCTCGACCTTGTCTCACTTCAGGGTCCCGTGCAGGGTTTCTACGAGCGGACGGTGGATGAGCAATGGGAGACCTTCAAGCCCTTTCAATCGATTCCAAACCGGAACTGGTCCGATCCCAATCTGAAGTTTATCGACTTGACCGGCGACGGTCACGCCGATGTGATGATCACGGAGGACGAGGTGCTCTGCTGGCATCCATCGCTGGCCGAGGAGGGATTCGGACCGGCGTCCTACGTGCGGCAGGCGAACGACGAGGAAGCGGGGCCGCGTCTCGTCTTCGCCGACGGTACGCAATCGATCTTTCTCGCCGACATGTCGGGGGACGGGCTCATTGATCTCGTGCGCATTCGGAACGGAGACATCTGCTATTGGCCGAATCTGGGGTATGGGCGCTTTGGCGCCAAGGTCACGATGGATCAGGCGCCCTGGTTCGAGGCGCCGGATCTCTTCGATCCGCGGCGCATCCGCTTGGCCGACATCGATGGATCCGGCACGACGGATATCCTGTATCTGAGCGGGCAGGGCGTACACCTCTATTTCAACCAATCGGGCAACGGATGGGCGGTCCGCCGATCGCTGAAGGCCTTCCCTCCGATCGACAATCTTGCGGGGATCATGACGGCGGATCTTCTCGGCAACGGCACGGCGTGTCTTGTCTGGTCGTCGCCGCTTCCAGGAAACGCGCGGCAGCCGATGCGCTATGTGGACCTCATGGGCGGTCGGAAGCCGCACGTCATGATCCGCACGGCGAACAATCTCGGAGCCGAGACACACATTCAATACGCGCCGTCGACCAAGTTCTATGTGGCAGACCGTCTTGCCGGCAGACCATGGATCACGAAAATTCCTTTTCCGGTCCATTGCGTGGAGAAAGTCACGATTACAGACAAGTGGCGCAGGACCACGTTCTCGTCCACCTACAGCTATCACCATGGCTACTTCGACGGGATCGAGCGGGAGTTTCGGGGATTCGGCCGCGTCGAACAGATCGATATCGAAGACTACGGCATCTTCGCCGACGGCAACACCGACAGCCCCTATATCACGGATGCCAAGGATCTCTATCAGCCGCCGGTCAAGACCGTGACCTGGTTTCATACCGGAGCGTTTCTTGATCGAAAGACAATCCTCACCCATTTTCAGGACGAGTATTTTCCGGGATGGTTCGAGGCGCTCAGGCCCGGCGAAGCCAATGTGTTCGGCGGCTTTCAGGAGAACAAGTTGCCCGAGCCGGATTTGATCACCCAAGATCTGTCTGCAGAGGAGTGGCGCGAGGCGTTGCGAGCCTGCAAGGGCATGGTGCTCCGGCGGGAAATCTACGAGCTTGACGTGGACAAGCTCGTAGGTGGAGCGCATGAACCGGTCAAACTGTTCTCCACGGCCTACCACAACTGCCATGTCCGGCGGTTACAGCCTCGGCAGGGCAATCCGCATGCGGTCTTTCTCGTCACCGAAAGCGAGTCCATCACCTATCACTATGAAATGGATCTCACGACGGACAGCGTTACACCTGATCCTCGTATCTCCCATACGTTGAAGCTGCGCATCGACGAGTTCGGCAACGTCCAGCAAACCGTCGTGGCGGTGTACCCTCGATTCGGCCGGCATCGGGATGCCTCGCTGCCGAACGGGACCGAAGACCTCATTGCCGCAGTCCAACAAGAACCGCACCTCCTCTACACCGAGAGATGCTACACGTCGGATGCCCAGGGCCAGGACGACTATCGCCTCCGCCTTCCCTGTGAGGTGTCCCGCTACGTCTTGACGGGAATCACTCCGTTGAACGGTCGCTATTTCACGTTGGGCGAGTTGCGGAACTATCGGCTGAGTCCCAGGCACTATCAAGTCGACCCCGTCCCCGGAGACATCGAGGTGGCGGAGATTCCCTACCACCAGGTCGCGGATGGGACATCGATCCAGAAACGGCTGGTCGAGCGGCTCCGCACGTTGTTTTTCGAGAGGAACCTCACGACCTTTCTTCCCCTCGGCGAGCTCAACAGCCTCGCGTTGAAATATGAGGACTACAAGTTGGCGTTGACCGATGACCTGCTCGATGCCGTCTTCGGAGCCACGCTTATGCAGTCCGCTCGGCATGATCTCGATGATCCGGCAGTCGGCGGCTATATCAGCGGGCAAGCACTCAGCGCTCGCTTCCCGAATGAAACGACCGACGGGGAATATTGGATCAGATCAGGGACGGCCCGGTTCTCCAACGATGCGGCCGAACATTTCTACTTGCCCGAGCGCTATGTCGATCCCTTCGGTCACGTGACGACGCTGCTGTTCGATCAGACCTACGACCTGTTCATCAAGTCCAGCACCGATGCGTTGGGCAATACCGCCGCCGTCGAATCATTCGACTATCGGGTGCTCGCTCCGTCGGTCCTGAAAGATATGAACGACAACCTGACCGAGATGCGCTACGACATCCGCGGTCTGCCCGCCGTCATGGCGATGAAAGGAAAAGGAAATCAAGGAGACAGCCTGGACGGCATCACCCCCGCGGTGCTCAATCCGTCGCTCGATCAAATTAGCAACTACTTTCAGGGTGCCTTTGACAGCACGGAGGTGCGCCGGCTGCTCGGCAACGCCACTGCCCGCTATGTCTACCATCTGGGAGAGGAACGGCAAGGCACGCAATCGGTCTTCGCAGCTCACCCGCCGGCTGCCGGGACGATCTTGCGCGAACGACACGTCGCGCATCTCGGGCGGCATGAAGAAAGTCGGCTGCAAGTCGCGTTCGAGTATTCCGACGGCCTGGGCGCGTTGTTGGTCAAAAAATCGCAGGCAGAACCGGCAGAGGGCTCCGCGGTCCTGCGCTGGATCGCTTCGGGCAAGACCGTCTTGAACAACAAGGGCAAACCGGTCAAGCGATACGAACCGTACTTCAGCACGAACGAGCATCGGTTCGACGAAACCGAGGCTGAAGCTGAGATCGGTGTCACACCGATCATGTATTACGATGCAATGGGGCGCCTCATCCGCACCGAGCTGCCGGACGGCGCCTTCAGCCGCGTCGAATTCTCGCCCTGGCACGTCACGAGCTTCGATCCCTGCGACACGGCCTATGATCCAACGGGAAATGCCCATAGCGACTGGTACAAACGCCGGACGGATCCCGGTCATCGGCGGTTCGCCGAGTTCAACAGCGCGGGCGATCGGCGCGCCGCCGATCTCGTGAAAGCTCACGCCCTGACGCCGGCGCAGGTGATGTTCGACGGCGTGGGACGTGAAGCGGTGGCGGTCTCCCATAACACCTATGTGTATCCCGACAATGGTCCGAGTGGAGACGAGCGGTACGTGACCTTCACTAAACTTGACCCCGAAGGCAAGCCGCTCTGGATCAGAGACGCGAATCGCCATCTCGTGATGCAGTACATCACGCCGCCGAAGCCGACACGGTGGAGCGAGCAGCCGGATGAAACGGTGCCCGCCGACGCCGTGCCCTGCTACGACGTGGCCGGAAATCTGTTGCATCAGCACAGCATGGATGCCGGCGACCGATGGACGCTGAACGACGCGGCGGGTGAGCCCCTCTACGCCTGGGATCTCAACGGGCGCCGTGAGTCCGACGGCACCGTCGTCGTGGAGAACCGGGTGTTTCAGACGAAATACGATGCGCTCCATCGCCCGTCCGAACGATGGCTGACGATCAACGGCGGCGCACCCCAGCTGATTGAGCGGTTCGTGTATGGAGAAACCTCGGCGAACGCGAAGCAGGACAATGTGCGGGGCCGGCTCCGTGAGCATTTCGACCAAAGCGGCCGCAAGACGGCGGAGGCGTATGACTTCAAGGGAAACGTCCTGACGGCCACGCGTCAGCTCGCCGGCAAGTATCGCGAGCCGGTCATCGGATGGCAACCGGGCAGTCCGACGGCGGTCTTGGATCCGCAATCCTTCGTGCAGCAGACCGAATACGACGCGCTGAATCGAATCACTCGCCTCTACAACTGGCATCGGGGCACCGGCGGCCCTGTCGCCGTCTATGAACCGACGTACCACGAGCGCGGAACGCTTCAACGCGAAGAGCTCGTCATTCGCGGGCTGAAGACGGCGGATGGCTATCAAGAGCCTGCCCAAAGCCGACGGACGGCGGTGATTGCGGGAGTCACCTACAACGCCAGAGGCCAACGAGAGCGAATCGAGTATGGGAACGGAACGACCACGCGCTATGAATACGATCCTGAAACGTTCCGGCTGGCTCAGCTGCGCACGACGAGGCCGGCGTACGACCCGACGTTCCCGAGCCGCCGGTCGCAGTTCAAGAACGACCGCGTGCTGCAGAATCTGTTCTATACCTATGATCCGATGGGCAACCTGACGGAGGTCGAGGACGACGCGTACGAGCCGGCCTTCTTCGCCAACCAGCAGGTCGATCCCAGGAGCCGGTACGTCTACGACGCGTTGTATCGATTGATCGCCGCCACAGCTCGCCAGAACGGCGCATTACGCGGCGTGCCGGCCGATAGCGAACCGGGTGCCGTCGGCCTGTCGTTTCCGATTCAACTTGGGGATCCTAACGCATTGAGCGTGTACCGGCAGATCTATCGCTATGACGCCGTCGGGAACATCGAGCGCCTGCGTCATGAAGCGGGCCTCGGCAGTTGGACGCGGGACTACGCCTATGCATTTGAGGACCCGGCGCAGCCGGCGAGCAACCGCCTCTGGCAAACGTGGGAAGGCGGCGACAGAACGCAGGCGGTGTCGTATACCTACGATGCCCACGGCAGCATGCAGAATCTGATCAATGTGACGCCGGCTCAATATATCCGCTGGGACTATCGCGACATGATACGTGAGCTGGATCTGGGCGGGGGCGGCCGAGCCTACTACAACTATGACAGCGGCAAGCAGCGGAGCCGGAAAGTCATCGAGAGCCGGACCGGAACGAAGCAGTGGGAGCGGATGGATTTCGGCGGATTCGAACTGTATCGGCGTTATGTGGCCGGCAACGTCGTCGAGGAGATTGAGACCCATCACGTCATGGACGGGTCTCGGCGGATCATGCTGGTGGAAGATGTGCTCTGGACCGACCATCCGCGGATTCCGGAGGGCCCGCTCTACCGTTACCAATATGGGAATCATCTCGGGTCTGCGTGCCTTGAACTCAACGACGCGAGCGAGGTCATTTCCTACGAGGAGTATCACCCCTACGGGACGAGCGCGTATCGGGCCACGAACGGTGCGCTTGAAGTGCCGGCTAAACGGTATCGGTATACCGGAATGGAGCGGGACGAGGAGAGCGGGCTGAACTATCACGGTGCGAGGTATTACGCCGTGTGGCTGGGGAGATGGGTGAGTGCCGATCCCTTCAGTCTGATCGACGGGGAAAATCTCATCGGGTATGCATTGGCGAATCCCATAGGGCGCGTGGATACAAGCGGTCTCGCCAGCACGGAAGAAGTGACCGAATTCGATTCGGATAAGCTCGTGGAACAATTCAGTGCGTTGCCGAATGTAACGCCTGATTGGATTGATGCGTACGAGAAGTTCAACGAGACCGTGAAGAACAATCTTCTGAAGGAGCCGACGCCGACCACGGCGCGGGAAAAGTCGATGGACGTCGACATCGAAAACGAGGCTCACGATCGCGCCGTCGTCACCATCGTCAATGCTGCGATCGACGCCGCGTCCGCATTGGTCAAAGCGAAGGGAATCGAGGTGTCGGAGCACGATCTGCTGAAGATGGCTCTGCAAATGGTCGTCTATCCCTATCGGACGAGTCATGATCTTACTGAGAACGTGATTTTGAGAGACGTCGATCACTTTCTGACCGGCAGAATTCAAGCCTGGAGAGATTTCGCACCCAGAACTCCCCTGTTCGATGTTGCCACTCTTGGGAAGGGGGCCACGAACGATCCGGGAATTATCTTGCTCGGTAACTATGCCGCGATCGTGTACGACGAGAGGAAGCGCCAGTCGTTTCGTGTGCACCCTAAACCGGATGAGAAGCATGCCAGAAATTCCATGGATCAAGACTCCAAGCCGGCTTCGGCGCCAGGGGGTCGGTTTTGGGCCTATCTTGGTGGAGAGCTGCTGAAGACCCGCGATCATCCGAGTGAATCGGCTGATGCGTCGAAGCTGAAGATTTCATACGAAGACGTGAAGGGTGCGCGATCCACGTGGCCAACCATGAAGGCCGCTTTCGAGCTCTCGTACGGGCTCGCCAAGCAGGAAGCGGCCCGCACGATACAACAAGTGAACGACACGATCGAGGAACTGGGAGACACGCTGCGGTTCATCGGCGAGCGAATGCATGATTGA
- a CDS encoding GAF domain-containing protein, whose product MKTTSLQLEDLWPCFQGIVPAALSTCAADGTPNITFISQVYYVDEKHVAISFQFFNKTHRNIRENPFGCVIALDPRTLHAYRFRLRFDHSESTGPLFESMSLQLQAVASYSGMSEVFRLLAADVYEVCSVERLEGFTRLPAPPPSERSSRLFVDPGLVSLRLVAERLNKAQLLDEILQVTLQLLEERFGFQYSMILFADEQNAKLLTIASRGYAENGAGSEVGMGEGLIGMVGRARRTLYISAMDHGLRYARAVRDRVESLGKTEAIAREIPLPGLPDAASQIAVPLVTRGRLVGVLAVESKDPLAFLPLENSLLTTIGAHLATAIDQLSRDQDDAPVNQVTHEPSTTASCSTAAHRFVYFQKDDCIFVDGDYLIRNVPARILWRLLRQYRDEGRVEFTNRELRMDAWLGLPELKDNLETRLILLRRRLEQKCPDVRLVHRGRGRFALETDAAIALVEKEG is encoded by the coding sequence ATGAAAACCACATCGCTGCAACTCGAGGATCTCTGGCCGTGCTTTCAAGGCATCGTCCCCGCAGCCTTGAGTACCTGCGCGGCCGACGGCACACCGAACATCACCTTTATCAGCCAGGTCTACTACGTTGACGAGAAGCACGTGGCGATCTCGTTCCAGTTCTTCAACAAGACCCATCGGAACATCCGTGAAAATCCATTTGGGTGCGTGATCGCCCTCGACCCACGAACCTTGCACGCCTATCGTTTTCGGCTCCGCTTCGATCATTCTGAATCCACCGGACCGTTGTTCGAATCGATGTCGCTGCAACTCCAAGCCGTGGCATCGTACTCGGGAATGAGTGAGGTCTTTCGCCTTCTCGCAGCCGATGTGTACGAGGTGTGCTCCGTCGAACGCTTGGAGGGCTTCACGCGACTGCCCGCCCCACCACCATCCGAACGTTCGTCTCGGCTCTTTGTCGATCCCGGCCTGGTCTCACTGCGGCTTGTAGCCGAACGGCTGAATAAGGCACAGCTGCTCGATGAAATCCTTCAGGTCACGTTGCAGCTTCTTGAGGAGCGGTTCGGATTCCAGTACTCGATGATCCTCTTCGCGGATGAGCAGAATGCGAAGCTGTTGACCATTGCCAGCCGAGGCTATGCCGAGAACGGAGCCGGATCGGAAGTGGGAATGGGTGAGGGGCTGATCGGGATGGTCGGGCGTGCCCGCCGAACCCTCTATATCTCGGCCATGGATCACGGCTTGCGATACGCGCGTGCCGTGCGGGACCGCGTCGAATCTTTGGGAAAGACGGAGGCCATCGCGCGGGAGATCCCGCTCCCCGGCCTGCCGGACGCGGCCAGCCAGATCGCCGTGCCGTTGGTCACCCGCGGACGCTTGGTCGGCGTCCTGGCAGTTGAGAGTAAGGATCCGCTTGCGTTCCTTCCGCTCGAGAACTCGCTGCTCACCACCATCGGCGCGCATCTTGCGACCGCGATCGACCAACTCAGTCGCGACCAGGACGACGCGCCGGTGAATCAAGTGACGCATGAACCGTCGACTACCGCGTCTTGTTCAACGGCAGCGCACCGCTTCGTCTATTTCCAGAAGGACGACTGCATCTTCGTCGACGGCGACTATCTCATCCGCAATGTCCCGGCCAGGATTCTGTGGCGCTTGCTGAGGCAATACCGAGACGAAGGGCGAGTCGAATTCACGAATCGCGAGTTGCGAATGGACGCCTGGTTGGGACTCCCGGAGCTGAAGGACAATCTCGAAACACGTCTGATCCTGCTTCGCCGACGGCTGGAACAAAAATGCCCGGACGTCAGGCTCGTCCATCGAGGCCGGGGTCGCTTTGCGCTGGAGACAGATGCCGCCATCGCCTTGGTGGAAAAAGAAGGCTGA
- a CDS encoding outer membrane beta-barrel protein: MSRRFVAAVLCLGVVVSLSVPPARGEWYVVGQTGVILPGSLSNATVNSPTLAGGVTDARVADIDLEKASLFYGAKVGFFFPKREWFGLETEAFSSQLNIKQQTVVGGVPGTVFAETMPGSHMQLTTWAINAIVRSPSLVAELEPYGGIGPALFFSTSGDTNVSVGVNLIAGARYFVMPHLALFGEFKYNRATLRTESIQGDYSAQIFVFGLSLHFDRPLPASSH; encoded by the coding sequence GTGTCGCGACGCTTCGTTGCAGCAGTGCTCTGTCTCGGTGTCGTCGTCTCTCTCAGCGTACCCCCCGCCCGGGGCGAATGGTATGTGGTCGGCCAGACCGGGGTCATCCTGCCGGGCAGTCTGTCCAATGCCACCGTAAACAGCCCCACCCTCGCAGGCGGCGTGACCGATGCTCGAGTCGCGGATATCGATCTCGAGAAAGCCTCTCTGTTCTATGGGGCCAAGGTCGGTTTCTTCTTCCCCAAACGCGAGTGGTTCGGGCTGGAAACGGAAGCCTTTTCGTCGCAGTTGAACATCAAGCAACAGACCGTCGTGGGCGGCGTGCCTGGAACGGTCTTCGCAGAGACGATGCCCGGCTCTCACATGCAGCTGACGACCTGGGCCATCAACGCGATTGTGCGCAGCCCTTCCTTGGTCGCGGAACTCGAACCCTACGGCGGAATCGGGCCGGCCCTGTTCTTTTCGACCAGCGGCGACACCAACGTCAGTGTCGGAGTCAACCTTATCGCCGGAGCCCGCTATTTTGTGATGCCGCACCTGGCGCTCTTCGGAGAGTTCAAGTACAACCGGGCGACACTCCGAACCGAGAGCATCCAGGGAGACTATTCAGCTCAAATCTTCGTCTTCGGACTCTCGCTACACTTCGACCGCCCACTGCCTGCGTCGAGCCATTGA
- a CDS encoding DUF302 domain-containing protein has product MRSYRGLFNAFLCTILSAAVLIAETVHAGSNLVTKPSHYSVAETMDRIERAVTAKGMKVFARIDHGGEAKNVGLTMQPTQVLIFGNPKGGTALMTARPTAAIDLPMKALAWEDAEGKVWLSYNSPELFQERHGVPVELTSKLNSVGTLLEQAVE; this is encoded by the coding sequence ATGAGGTCCTATCGAGGTCTGTTCAATGCTTTCCTGTGCACAATCCTCAGCGCCGCAGTCCTGATTGCCGAGACCGTTCACGCAGGGAGCAATTTGGTGACGAAGCCGAGCCATTACTCCGTCGCTGAGACCATGGACCGGATCGAGCGGGCTGTCACGGCCAAGGGGATGAAGGTGTTCGCTCGGATCGACCACGGCGGAGAGGCGAAGAACGTCGGTCTCACGATGCAACCGACCCAAGTGCTCATCTTCGGCAACCCGAAGGGAGGGACGGCATTGATGACGGCACGACCAACCGCCGCCATCGATCTTCCGATGAAAGCGCTGGCTTGGGAGGATGCGGAGGGGAAGGTCTGGCTCAGCTACAACTCACCAGAGCTGTTCCAGGAACGGCACGGCGTGCCGGTTGAACTGACCTCCAAACTCAATTCAGTGGGCACGCTCCTGGAGCAGGCGGTGGAGTAA